In a single window of the Amycolatopsis sp. cg5 genome:
- a CDS encoding trypsin-like serine protease → MKKRLLALGLLLGMVGLAAPAAAARPMIVGGSDATETYGFMASVQTELGNERCGASLISPDWLVTAGHCVSDRHTGGLLDPALTWLRIGSPDRTQGGERIQADKFIRHEQFDIALHHDIALIHLAKPATARPIEIGAGPGTGAAIRLIGWGKTCPTPGCGEAPVLLRQLDTTVADPSACGEDFDPARQLCTDNKNGTANACFGDSGGPAVVSENGAWKLVGATSHGQSASCVEKAGIYMNVAAYADWIGQHTAP, encoded by the coding sequence ATGAAGAAACGACTGCTCGCACTGGGCCTGCTGCTGGGCATGGTCGGCCTGGCCGCGCCCGCGGCCGCCGCCCGCCCGATGATCGTGGGCGGCTCCGACGCGACCGAGACCTACGGGTTCATGGCGTCCGTGCAGACCGAACTGGGCAACGAGCGCTGCGGCGCTTCGCTCATCAGTCCTGACTGGCTGGTCACCGCCGGGCACTGCGTGTCGGACCGGCACACCGGCGGCCTGCTCGACCCGGCGCTGACCTGGCTGCGCATCGGCTCACCCGACCGCACGCAGGGCGGCGAACGCATCCAGGCGGACAAGTTCATCCGCCACGAGCAGTTCGACATCGCGCTGCACCACGACATCGCGCTCATCCACCTGGCAAAACCGGCCACCGCCCGGCCGATCGAGATCGGCGCCGGCCCGGGAACCGGCGCCGCGATCCGGTTGATCGGCTGGGGAAAGACGTGCCCGACGCCCGGCTGCGGTGAGGCGCCGGTCCTGCTGCGCCAGCTCGACACCACGGTCGCCGACCCGTCCGCCTGCGGCGAGGACTTCGATCCGGCCCGGCAGCTGTGCACCGACAACAAGAACGGCACGGCCAACGCCTGCTTCGGCGACTCCGGTGGTCCGGCCGTGGTCAGCGAGAACGGCGCGTGGAAGCTGGTCGGCGCCACCAGCCACGGCCAGAGCGCGAGCTGTGTCGAAAAGGCCGGTATCTACATGAACGTGGCCGCCTACGCGGATTGGATCGGGCAGCACACGGCCCCCTGA
- a CDS encoding N-acetyltransferase family protein, producing the protein MVQIEVHDGPAPLSDELLALYVAVFAEAPYNDTQADTDEFVAEWPALMAEPGFRVVLARADTGELAGFTIGHILNPGTSWWSGLREPGYGVAELGVHRDWRRHGIARKLHDALLDGRPERQVVLWARPAAEVARAVYASWGYRQVDLIEGPKRTNLVLCLDR; encoded by the coding sequence ATGGTCCAGATCGAGGTACACGACGGCCCCGCGCCGTTGTCCGACGAGCTGCTGGCGCTCTACGTCGCGGTGTTCGCCGAGGCCCCGTACAACGACACCCAGGCCGACACTGACGAGTTCGTCGCGGAATGGCCCGCGTTGATGGCCGAGCCCGGCTTCCGGGTCGTGCTCGCCCGCGCCGACACCGGCGAACTGGCCGGGTTCACGATCGGCCACATCCTCAACCCGGGCACGTCGTGGTGGTCCGGCCTGCGCGAACCCGGCTACGGCGTCGCCGAACTCGGCGTGCACCGCGACTGGCGCCGCCACGGCATCGCGCGCAAGCTGCACGACGCGTTGCTCGACGGCCGCCCCGAACGCCAGGTCGTGCTGTGGGCGCGCCCCGCGGCTGAGGTCGCCAGGGCCGTCTACGCGAGCTGGGGCTATCGCCAGGTCGACCTCATCGAAGGCCCGAAGCGCACCAATCTCGTGCTTTGCCTCGATCGCTGA
- a CDS encoding helix-turn-helix transcriptional regulator: MTDTPARLLNLLSLLQTPREWPGSVLAERLEVSTRTIRRDIDRLRELGYPVEATMGAEGGYRLVAGTAMPPLLLDDEEAVAIAVGLRTAAGQAIAGIEEASVRALAKLEQVLPSRLRRRVGALGTATIAVATTGAAVDPWVLTLLAGAIANRERVRFAYRDAKRHTEPLRLVASGRRWYLVAFDLDRDDWRTFRADRITEPFPTGARSITRDLPADDAASFVIDKMYSSAPTYSAVATVHAPREQVAARFGDNPVELETIDDRTCLVRSQGDTLEWLAIRLILLGCDFEVHEPPELADYLRTLGATVTRAAGGSG; the protein is encoded by the coding sequence ATGACCGACACCCCGGCACGGCTGCTGAACCTGCTGTCGCTGCTGCAGACCCCGCGCGAATGGCCGGGCAGTGTGCTGGCGGAACGGCTGGAGGTGAGCACCAGGACCATCCGCCGCGACATCGACCGGCTGCGCGAGCTGGGTTACCCGGTCGAGGCGACCATGGGCGCCGAAGGCGGCTACCGCCTGGTCGCGGGCACCGCGATGCCGCCGCTGCTGCTCGACGACGAGGAGGCCGTCGCGATCGCCGTCGGCCTGCGCACTGCGGCCGGGCAGGCGATCGCCGGGATCGAAGAGGCGTCGGTGCGCGCGCTGGCGAAACTCGAGCAGGTGCTGCCCTCGCGGCTGCGACGCCGCGTCGGCGCGCTCGGCACGGCGACCATCGCGGTCGCGACCACGGGCGCCGCCGTCGATCCCTGGGTGCTGACCCTGCTCGCCGGCGCCATCGCGAACCGCGAGCGCGTCCGGTTCGCCTACCGCGACGCCAAACGGCACACCGAGCCGTTACGCCTGGTCGCGTCCGGGCGGCGCTGGTACCTCGTCGCGTTCGACCTCGACCGCGACGACTGGCGCACCTTCCGTGCCGACCGGATCACCGAGCCGTTCCCGACCGGCGCCCGCAGCATCACCCGGGATCTGCCCGCTGACGACGCGGCGAGTTTCGTCATCGACAAGATGTACTCGTCGGCGCCCACCTACTCGGCCGTCGCCACGGTCCACGCCCCGCGCGAGCAGGTGGCCGCCCGCTTCGGCGACAACCCCGTCGAGCTGGAGACCATCGACGACCGGACGTGCCTGGTGCGCAGCCAGGGCGACACCCTCGAATGGCTCGCGATCCGGCTCATCCTGCTCGGCTGTGACTTCGAGGTGCACGAACCGCCCGAGCTCGCCGACTACCTGCGTACGTTGGGAGCGACGGTGACACGAGCGGCGGGAGGCAGCGGGTGA
- a CDS encoding GNAT family N-acetyltransferase, with protein MIEIGRLEASDRGEWEKLFAGYNEFYGRELTAEMADRAWSEFQADTRMHALGAKLDGALVGLAHFLVHPSTTSADCCYLQDLFTAPAARGMGAARALIAAVTDRARARGCARVYWSTRTSNTTARRLYDRVAEDRGFMLYQIGLEP; from the coding sequence GTGATCGAGATCGGCAGGCTCGAAGCGTCGGACCGAGGCGAGTGGGAGAAGCTTTTCGCGGGCTACAACGAGTTCTACGGCCGCGAGCTCACCGCAGAGATGGCCGACCGCGCCTGGTCGGAATTCCAGGCAGACACCCGGATGCACGCGCTCGGCGCCAAACTCGACGGCGCGCTCGTCGGCCTCGCGCACTTCCTCGTCCACCCGAGCACGACTTCGGCCGATTGCTGCTACCTCCAGGACCTGTTCACCGCACCCGCCGCCCGCGGCATGGGCGCGGCCCGCGCCCTGATCGCTGCGGTGACCGACCGGGCCCGTGCCCGCGGCTGCGCCCGGGTGTACTGGTCGACCCGGACCTCGAACACGACCGCGCGCCGCCTGTACGACCGGGTCGCCGAAGACCGCGGCTTCATGCTGTACCAAATCGGCCTGGAGCCCTGA
- a CDS encoding helix-turn-helix domain-containing protein produces the protein MRTAFATRGSIGVEERFGVALRRLREGARLTQEQLAEKAGLSTNAISSLERGERTRPYPHTVDALATALGLGDEQVRALRALIPKRRARRPGPAVCRNWGVD, from the coding sequence GTGCGGACGGCTTTCGCGACCAGGGGGTCCATCGGGGTGGAGGAACGATTCGGGGTGGCTTTGCGACGGCTACGGGAGGGCGCTCGGCTGACGCAGGAACAGCTGGCGGAGAAGGCGGGGTTGAGCACCAACGCGATCAGCTCGCTCGAACGAGGGGAGCGCACGCGGCCGTATCCGCACACGGTCGACGCGCTCGCGACGGCGCTCGGCCTCGGCGACGAGCAGGTTCGCGCCTTGCGGGCGTTGATCCCGAAGCGCCGCGCGCGGCGGCCGGGACCCGCCGTCTGCCGGAACTGGGGTGTCGATTGA
- a CDS encoding GNAT family N-acetyltransferase has protein sequence MTELVIRPLAAGEEGLFASLPDPGLVGFGAYPETSLQAMTDRGELRPEWSWVALRDEKVVARAAWWAYPESAEPFALAWFDFTDFDAAVAVLRAAPHPTEYSIKLPAGWRDDPAVAEAANSRIAAATAAGFTLLVERFLYRWTPECGLPDRPGRLEFRPEPDDEVFLDVFRRIAHGSLDAHVQRTIATSGIDAAAREDLDIMLGMPGPREWWRLAYTPSGELAGLCLPSRNHVNPVIGYIGVVPEHRGHGYAYDLLVEATHLLVAEGADRIIAATDLPNKAMAATFAKVGYPIDAHRVDLI, from the coding sequence TTGACCGAACTGGTCATCCGTCCACTCGCCGCAGGCGAGGAAGGACTCTTCGCTTCACTTCCGGACCCCGGGCTCGTCGGCTTCGGCGCGTACCCGGAAACCTCCCTTCAAGCCATGACCGACCGCGGCGAACTGCGCCCCGAATGGTCATGGGTCGCGCTGCGCGACGAGAAGGTCGTCGCGCGGGCGGCGTGGTGGGCGTATCCCGAGTCGGCCGAACCGTTCGCCTTGGCGTGGTTCGACTTCACCGACTTCGACGCCGCCGTGGCCGTGTTGCGGGCCGCTCCCCATCCGACCGAGTACTCGATCAAGCTGCCCGCCGGGTGGCGTGACGATCCGGCCGTCGCCGAAGCCGCGAACAGCAGGATCGCCGCGGCGACAGCGGCCGGGTTCACGTTGCTCGTCGAGCGTTTTCTCTACCGCTGGACGCCGGAATGTGGCTTGCCCGATCGGCCGGGCAGGCTGGAGTTCCGGCCGGAGCCGGACGACGAGGTGTTCCTCGACGTCTTCCGGCGCATCGCGCACGGCAGCCTGGACGCCCATGTCCAGCGCACGATCGCCACGTCCGGGATCGACGCGGCCGCGCGCGAGGATCTCGACATCATGCTGGGCATGCCGGGCCCGCGTGAGTGGTGGCGGCTGGCGTACACGCCGTCCGGTGAGCTCGCCGGGCTGTGCCTGCCGAGCCGCAACCACGTCAACCCGGTGATCGGGTACATCGGCGTGGTGCCCGAGCACCGCGGGCACGGGTACGCCTACGACCTGCTCGTCGAGGCCACGCACCTGCTGGTGGCCGAGGGCGCGGACCGGATCATCGCGGCGACCGACCTGCCGAACAAGGCGATGGCCGCGACGTTCGCGAAGGTGGGATATCCCATCGACGCGCATCGTGTCGATCTCATCTGA
- a CDS encoding TetR/AcrR family transcriptional regulator: MTEEKPLRADARRNRARVLEAAEAVFAAKGTSAPTEEVAKVAGVGVGTVFRHFPTKEALLEAVLVDRLHRFAEEAEAAAEADDPAATFYEFLTGWIEMSAAKNAYSDALAAAGVEVPKAGAVVGARLKAALALVLKRAQEAGAVREDMGVGELLPVVIGAARAAEHIGGDADLRARTVAIIFSGLQPRI, encoded by the coding sequence GTGACCGAGGAGAAGCCGCTGCGGGCGGACGCCCGCCGCAACCGCGCGCGGGTGCTCGAAGCCGCCGAAGCCGTCTTCGCCGCGAAAGGCACCTCCGCGCCCACCGAAGAGGTCGCGAAAGTGGCCGGTGTCGGGGTCGGCACGGTCTTCCGGCACTTCCCGACCAAGGAGGCGCTGCTCGAAGCCGTGCTCGTCGACCGGCTGCACCGGTTCGCCGAGGAGGCCGAGGCGGCGGCCGAAGCGGACGATCCGGCGGCGACGTTCTACGAGTTCCTCACCGGCTGGATCGAGATGTCCGCGGCCAAGAACGCCTACAGCGACGCGCTCGCCGCCGCGGGCGTCGAGGTCCCCAAGGCGGGCGCGGTCGTCGGCGCCCGGCTCAAGGCCGCGCTCGCGCTGGTGCTCAAACGAGCCCAGGAAGCCGGCGCGGTCCGCGAAGACATGGGCGTCGGCGAACTCCTGCCCGTGGTGATCGGCGCCGCGCGCGCGGCCGAGCACATCGGCGGCGACGCCGACCTGCGCGCCCGCACGGTCGCGATCATCTTCTCCGGCCTCCAACCCAGGATTTAG
- a CDS encoding alkaline phosphatase PhoX, with amino-acid sequence MDRRNFLRAAMLGAGVTAFGNTLTPSAMAAPAQNGPSPYGPLQATDANGIQLPAGFASRVIARSGQQVAGYTWHSAPDGGAVFADGTGWIYVSNSEINPGGGASAIRFASNGSITGAYRILANTRQNCAGGKMPWNRWLSCEEVDRGLVYECDPQGTASAIQRPAMGRFKHEAAAADPVRKVIYLTEDVTDGCFYRFIPTTWGDLSAGTLQALKAGSATSGSFTWGTVTDPDGSPTATRSQVSGAKRFNGGEGLHYANDTAWFTTKGDNRVWQLDLAAGTYELAYDDSLVSPGTAPLTGVDNVTGSSFGDLYIAEDGGNMEICVITPDDIVAPFLRVTGQSASEITGPAFSPAGNRLYFSSQRGTSGSSSGGITYEVTGPFRT; translated from the coding sequence GTGGATCGACGGAATTTCCTGCGCGCGGCCATGCTCGGCGCCGGCGTCACGGCGTTCGGCAACACGCTCACCCCCTCGGCGATGGCCGCGCCCGCGCAGAACGGCCCGAGCCCGTACGGGCCGCTGCAAGCCACGGACGCCAACGGAATCCAGCTCCCGGCAGGCTTCGCGAGCCGGGTGATCGCCAGGTCCGGCCAGCAGGTCGCGGGCTACACCTGGCACAGCGCGCCGGACGGTGGCGCCGTCTTCGCCGACGGCACCGGCTGGATCTACGTCTCCAACTCCGAGATCAACCCCGGTGGCGGCGCGAGCGCGATCCGGTTCGCCTCAAATGGCTCGATCACCGGCGCGTACCGGATACTCGCCAACACCAGGCAGAACTGCGCGGGCGGCAAGATGCCGTGGAACCGCTGGCTTTCCTGCGAGGAGGTCGACCGCGGCCTCGTCTACGAATGCGACCCGCAGGGCACCGCGTCCGCGATCCAGCGCCCGGCGATGGGCCGGTTCAAGCACGAAGCCGCCGCCGCGGACCCGGTGCGCAAGGTCATCTACCTGACCGAGGACGTCACGGACGGCTGCTTCTACCGCTTCATCCCGACCACGTGGGGCGACCTGTCCGCGGGCACGCTGCAGGCGCTGAAGGCGGGCTCGGCGACCTCGGGCAGCTTCACCTGGGGCACGGTGACCGACCCCGACGGCTCGCCGACCGCGACCCGCAGCCAGGTGTCCGGCGCGAAGCGGTTCAACGGCGGCGAAGGCCTGCACTACGCCAACGACACGGCCTGGTTCACGACCAAGGGCGACAACCGCGTCTGGCAGCTCGACCTCGCGGCGGGCACCTACGAGCTGGCGTACGACGACTCGCTGGTGAGCCCCGGCACGGCGCCGCTGACCGGCGTCGACAACGTGACCGGGTCGAGCTTCGGCGATCTCTACATCGCCGAAGACGGCGGCAACATGGAGATCTGCGTGATCACGCCGGACGACATCGTCGCGCCGTTCCTGCGGGTCACCGGCCAGTCGGCGTCGGAGATCACCGGCCCGGCCTTCAGCCCGGCGGGCAACCGGCTGTACTTCTCGTCGCAGCGCGGGACCTCGGGTTCGTCCAGCGGCGGCATCACCTACGAGGTGACCGGTCCGTTCCGGACTTGA
- a CDS encoding YggT family protein has product MGALGYLIGVVLTLFEIVLIARLVLDWSVSLAGRLPPWTYRARGFTHTVTEPVIRPVRKLLPPVRAGAMSLDLAFTVVFVIVVILQSVAFRL; this is encoded by the coding sequence ATGGGCGCACTCGGTTACCTGATCGGGGTCGTGCTGACCTTGTTCGAGATCGTGTTGATCGCGCGGCTCGTGCTGGACTGGAGCGTGAGCCTGGCAGGCAGGCTGCCGCCGTGGACGTACCGGGCGCGCGGCTTCACGCACACGGTCACCGAGCCGGTGATCCGGCCGGTGCGCAAGCTGCTGCCGCCGGTGCGGGCCGGCGCGATGTCGCTGGACCTGGCGTTCACCGTGGTGTTCGTGATCGTGGTGATCCTGCAGTCGGTCGCGTTCCGTCTCTAA
- a CDS encoding NAD-dependent deacetylase, whose amino-acid sequence MHEKHWSDGVTRVAVLTGAGISTASGIPDYRGPDGVWTKDPDAAELFTYANYMADSAVRRRLWRTYADHPAWCAEPNDAHHALAEIDAAGVAVRILTQNIDGLHQRTTLADRKVLELHGSMRSTVCTRCGAKTPTESVLARIPAEPDPPCRNCGGVLKPAIVLFGQPLDADVLSHARTIAAASGLFLAIGSSLQVEPAASLCSIAVRAGAKLVIINRDPTPYDDEAVEVIREPIAAAVRHIRKFVTDR is encoded by the coding sequence ATGCACGAGAAACACTGGTCGGACGGCGTCACCCGGGTCGCGGTGCTCACCGGCGCCGGCATCTCCACCGCCTCCGGGATCCCCGACTACCGCGGCCCCGACGGCGTCTGGACGAAGGACCCGGACGCGGCGGAGCTGTTCACCTACGCCAACTACATGGCCGATTCCGCGGTCCGCCGCCGGTTGTGGCGCACCTACGCCGACCACCCCGCGTGGTGCGCCGAGCCGAACGACGCCCACCACGCGCTCGCCGAGATCGACGCGGCAGGCGTCGCGGTGCGGATCCTGACCCAGAACATCGACGGTCTGCACCAGCGCACCACGCTCGCCGACCGCAAGGTGCTCGAACTGCACGGCTCGATGCGCTCGACCGTCTGCACCCGCTGCGGCGCGAAGACGCCGACCGAGAGCGTGCTGGCCAGGATCCCGGCCGAGCCCGATCCGCCGTGCCGGAACTGCGGTGGCGTGCTCAAGCCCGCGATCGTCCTGTTCGGACAGCCGCTCGACGCCGACGTGCTCAGCCACGCGCGCACCATCGCCGCGGCCAGCGGCCTCTTTCTCGCGATCGGAAGCTCACTGCAGGTCGAGCCTGCCGCGTCGCTGTGCTCCATCGCCGTGCGAGCCGGCGCGAAGCTCGTCATCATCAATCGGGACCCGACGCCCTACGACGACGAAGCCGTCGAGGTGATCAGGGAACCGATCGCTGCGGCGGTACGTCACATCCGCAAGTTTGTGACAGATCGATGA
- a CDS encoding RICIN domain-containing protein: MKLIRSLAAALLLAAAPLATPGVTPAHADTLICDQFGSTTIQGKYTVMNNRWGSAAEQCINVTGSGFRIASQKGSTSGGAPLSYPAIYVGCHYDGCSPGTNLPKRLSDIGSAPSSISYGYTGGTFDAAYDIWMDPTPKTTGVNQMELMIWFNRQGGIQPVGAPVGDTTIGGRTWQVWQGNNGGNDVVSYVAPSPIPSWSFNVMDFVRDVDNRTRVDSSWYLTSIQAGFEPWQGGEGLTVNSFSADVQAGSNGSGTLVSQGRCLDIAEFATHDGAPVQLWDCGDGWNQKWAKVGGQLKNPQTGKCLDVAGAATSNGTAVRLWTCNGTGAQDWRINADGTVVNPHSGKCLDAAGSTNGARLQIWDCNGSAPQPNQIWSQR; the protein is encoded by the coding sequence ATGAAGCTGATCCGGTCCCTCGCCGCGGCTCTACTGCTGGCGGCCGCGCCACTGGCGACGCCAGGCGTCACCCCGGCGCACGCCGACACGCTGATCTGCGATCAGTTCGGCTCGACGACGATCCAGGGCAAGTACACCGTGATGAACAACCGCTGGGGCAGCGCCGCCGAGCAGTGCATCAACGTCACCGGCTCCGGTTTCCGCATCGCCTCGCAGAAGGGATCGACCTCCGGCGGCGCACCGCTGTCCTACCCGGCGATCTACGTCGGCTGCCACTACGACGGCTGCTCACCCGGCACGAACCTGCCCAAGCGGCTGAGCGACATCGGCAGCGCGCCGTCGTCGATCTCCTACGGCTACACGGGCGGCACGTTCGACGCCGCGTACGACATCTGGATGGACCCGACGCCGAAGACCACGGGCGTCAACCAGATGGAGCTGATGATCTGGTTCAACCGCCAAGGCGGCATCCAGCCGGTGGGCGCCCCGGTCGGCGACACCACGATCGGCGGCCGGACCTGGCAGGTATGGCAGGGCAACAACGGCGGCAACGACGTGGTGTCCTACGTGGCGCCGTCACCGATCCCGAGCTGGTCCTTCAACGTGATGGACTTCGTCAGGGACGTCGACAACCGCACCCGCGTCGACAGCTCGTGGTACCTCACGAGCATCCAGGCCGGATTCGAGCCGTGGCAGGGCGGCGAAGGCCTTACGGTGAACAGCTTCTCGGCCGACGTCCAGGCGGGCTCCAACGGCTCGGGCACTTTGGTCAGCCAGGGTCGCTGCCTGGACATCGCGGAGTTCGCCACCCACGACGGCGCACCCGTCCAGCTCTGGGACTGCGGTGACGGCTGGAACCAGAAGTGGGCCAAGGTCGGCGGTCAGCTCAAGAACCCGCAGACCGGCAAGTGCCTCGACGTGGCGGGCGCCGCGACCTCCAACGGCACCGCGGTGCGGCTGTGGACCTGCAACGGAACCGGCGCCCAGGACTGGCGGATCAACGCCGACGGCACCGTCGTCAACCCGCACTCGGGCAAGTGCCTCGACGCCGCGGGCAGCACCAACGGCGCCCGGCTCCAGATCTGGGACTGCAACGGCTCCGCGCCCCAGCCCAACCAGATCTGGTCACAACGCTGA
- a CDS encoding LacI family DNA-binding transcriptional regulator: MRLVPVTIADVAARAGVSKTTVSRVLNGKGELDSATAARIRDLIAEMGYVPSARAVGLARGRTRIVAMLLPSLNWPWMGEVLQGVVEVVESQGYGLLVFTCTRGDESLRHFASQVSAQSFDGLVVIEPDGTLDYIATLHEQGLPVVLIDDRGHSPRFPSVRSTNHDGARAAAGHLLELGRRRPLIIAGDERFGCVRERLAGFAEAYARAGLTLDAALRLDGDFTYESGRLAARRALEHGLEFDAVFAHNDVMAVAAMQVLRGAGRRIPEDVAVIGFDDLPLAAQADPPLTAVRQPVREMGAAAARALLAHLAGTPLPETPAILPATLTVRASTTG; encoded by the coding sequence ATGCGCCTCGTGCCGGTCACCATCGCCGACGTCGCCGCGCGGGCGGGCGTCAGCAAGACCACCGTCTCCCGCGTGCTCAACGGCAAAGGCGAGCTCGACTCGGCCACCGCCGCCAGGATTCGCGATCTGATCGCCGAGATGGGCTACGTGCCCAGCGCCCGCGCGGTCGGGCTGGCGCGCGGGCGGACCCGGATCGTGGCGATGCTGCTGCCGTCGCTGAACTGGCCCTGGATGGGCGAGGTGCTGCAAGGCGTCGTGGAGGTCGTCGAAAGCCAGGGCTACGGCCTGCTGGTGTTCACCTGCACGCGTGGCGACGAGTCGTTGCGGCATTTCGCGAGCCAGGTCTCGGCACAGTCGTTCGACGGCCTGGTCGTGATCGAACCCGACGGCACCCTCGACTACATCGCGACGCTGCATGAACAAGGCCTGCCCGTCGTGCTCATCGACGACCGCGGCCACTCGCCCCGCTTCCCGTCCGTCCGGTCCACGAACCACGACGGCGCCCGCGCCGCCGCCGGGCACCTGCTCGAACTGGGCCGCCGGCGGCCGCTGATCATCGCCGGGGACGAACGCTTCGGCTGCGTCCGGGAACGCCTCGCCGGGTTCGCCGAGGCCTACGCCCGCGCAGGCCTCACGCTGGACGCCGCACTCCGGCTCGACGGCGATTTCACCTACGAAAGCGGCCGGCTTGCGGCGCGACGGGCGCTGGAACACGGCCTCGAGTTCGACGCCGTGTTCGCCCACAACGACGTCATGGCGGTGGCCGCGATGCAGGTTCTGCGTGGCGCCGGGCGGCGAATCCCCGAAGACGTGGCGGTCATCGGCTTCGACGACCTGCCACTGGCCGCCCAGGCCGACCCGCCACTGACGGCGGTCCGCCAGCCCGTCCGCGAGATGGGCGCCGCGGCGGCTCGAGCCTTGCTGGCGCACCTCGCCGGCACGCCGCTTCCCGAGACTCCGGCGATCTTGCCCGCCACGCTCACCGTCCGAGCGTCGACAACCGGCTAG
- a CDS encoding alpha-ketoglutarate-dependent dioxygenase AlkB, which produces MSAALQGSLFDDAGEMSLGALTNTRRTVLGRGAWIDVLPGWLAGASTLFDLLADQVPWRAERRQMYDRVVAVPRLLCSYREDDPLPQPILVEAREALSAHYAPELGEPFRTAGLCLYRDGADSVAWHGDTIGRGGVEDTMVAILSVGAPRALALRPKGGGEVIRRSLGHGDLIVMGGSCQRTWDHAIPKTGKAVGPRISIQFRPRGVS; this is translated from the coding sequence ATGTCAGCGGCACTGCAGGGTTCGTTGTTCGACGACGCCGGGGAGATGAGCCTCGGCGCGCTGACGAACACCCGGCGCACGGTGCTCGGCCGAGGCGCCTGGATCGACGTGCTCCCCGGCTGGCTCGCGGGCGCGAGCACGCTGTTCGACCTGCTCGCCGACCAAGTGCCATGGCGGGCGGAGCGGCGGCAGATGTACGACCGGGTCGTGGCCGTGCCCCGGCTGCTCTGCTCCTACCGCGAAGACGATCCGCTCCCCCAGCCGATCCTCGTCGAGGCCCGTGAAGCACTGAGCGCGCACTACGCGCCGGAGCTCGGCGAGCCGTTCCGCACCGCCGGGCTCTGCCTGTACCGCGACGGCGCCGACAGCGTCGCCTGGCACGGCGACACGATCGGCCGCGGCGGCGTCGAGGACACCATGGTCGCGATCCTGTCCGTCGGGGCGCCCCGAGCGCTGGCGCTGCGGCCGAAGGGCGGCGGCGAGGTGATCCGGCGCTCGCTCGGCCACGGGGACCTGATCGTCATGGGCGGCTCGTGCCAGCGGACCTGGGACCACGCGATACCCAAGACCGGCAAGGCGGTCGGCCCGCGCATCAGCATCCAGTTCCGCCCGCGCGGCGTCTCCTGA